A segment of the Phoenix dactylifera cultivar Barhee BC4 chromosome 15, palm_55x_up_171113_PBpolish2nd_filt_p, whole genome shotgun sequence genome:
GCATCGAGGAGCACGGCCATGGGAGCTGGCGAGCATTGCCTGCGAAAGCCGGTGAGTGGAGTGCCCTTTGGGGTGTTTCTTGTGGTTGTGATGCAAATATAAGCGCTAGCGGATTATTGTAATCATTCGAGTTGAACTAACTCTTCTTTTCCACACGGCCAGGACTTCAGAGGTGTGGGAAGAGCTGCAGATTGAGGTGGACAAATTATCTAAGGCCTGATATCAAGAGGGGGAAGTTCAGCATGCAGGAAGAGCAGACCATCATTCAGCTTCATGCTCTTCTTGGAAACAGGTGACCACGGCTGCGATTAATTGCCAGCAACACCAGTGCATGCATCTGCATCACATCCCCCCCTCACAAAGCTTGATGGATCAGTACAGTTCTATATCAGTTTTAAGCTGCGAATTAACGCGTAAAAGATCTGGATGTTTGTCACTGAAATAACATCAATTATTTTAGTTCAAACCTAAGTGAAGCCATGCATCTTTCTCCATGATAGTTCTgtgttttaatttaaaaaatttcattCAGAGGAGTTCGACTTCCTTTCTTTAATTGCTTCAGGTGGTCCGCAATAGCCACCCATCTACCCAAGCGAACTGACAATGAGATCAAGAACTACTGGAACACCCATCTCAAGAAGCGGCTGGCCAAGATGGGGATCGATCCGGTGACCCACAAGCCTAAGAGCGACGCTCTCAGCTCCTGCGACGGCCAGCCCAGGAGCGCCGCCAACCTCAGCCACATGGCTCAGTGGGAGAGCGCCCGCCTCGAAGCCGAGGCCCGCCTCGTCCGGGAATCCAGACTTCGTGCCACCCCGCCTTTCCAACCGCAGTCACCCTCTTCCTCTgcccctccgcctcctcctccgccgccaggCAGCGACTCGGTGGCTCCCCCGGCGCCGCCTCTTGATGCCCTCCGGGCATGGCAAGGAGCCTGGTCCAGCAAACCCACCACTGGAAATCCAGGCGGAAGgatcgatctcgagtcgccaACATCCACCGGGAGCTTCTCGGAGAACGCCCTGCCGATCGCAAGCAGCGGGGTAATGGATGCCAATTCCACAACGTGCCATGAAGGACCAGGTCAGGAATTGGAAGAGGAGCAAGATCTGGAGTGGAAGTGCTTCGAGAGGCAGCCACTTCGAATGCCGGACACCAAAGATCATAGGATGGATAGCTTCGCCAGCTTTTCGATGGACACCACGTCGATCTTTGGTGGGGACTCCTCCTCGTGGCTCCCGGAGTCTTCCGGTGGGGAATTCGATGCAGGGTTCCCTGGCATGCTGGAGAATTCCGATGACCGGAATTCTTCGGATGGGTGTGGGGACTCTAATTACAATGCGGAGGGTGGCAGCTGCGCGGAAGAGGATGGGGAGGAAGGGGACGAGGACGAGAACTATTGGAACAGAATTCTTAACTTGGTGAACTCGGCATCCCCCTCGAGTTCGCCGCCCATGTTCTAGAAACGGGGTATCGACGAGATTTGGACTGGATTGGCAAAGAAGACTTCCAGTCCTCCCTCCGTAAAGAACTTTTTAGCATGCTTTTCTCTGCtctgaaaactagccgtttatttcagccaaaaaaaaaaaactagccgtttagcTCTAAACCACTCCGAGACAACTCGGTTTGGTTCATCTGCTTCTCCTCCGAGTCTGCTCGGTTCGGTTGACATTTCACCCCCCCCAGCCAAAGTTTATGCATGGATATTGCAGGCTGAGGAAATCTctctgcaagaagaaagaataatGAGTCCGACTGATTGTCCTGTTGTTGTGATGTTGGCTTCAGCTCCTGGGGggaattatatattattttgagTAATAAGAGTGAGAATTGTTATAGTATTAGTATTTTCTATGCATGTTCATTAGTAGTTTGGCTTGGTGTGTCATTTTGTGTAAAAGGAAAGAACCTTGTTGAATGATCAAGTTCTTCACTTTGTTCGTTGGTTCCGTGAGGCCGTGGACACCTTCTATTTGGACCTTGAACTAAGCAAGGAATTCAAGGTTCTCAGTGGCAAGCCTTCAGCTACGTACCCAGGCAATTTGGATTTTCTTCTGAACGTTTGTCTTAATGTTTTAAGACAGTATTTAATTAAGCATCTTAGCAAGAACAAAAACAACCAACGTACTTTTTCCCTTTCACGTGTGACTGTGGGGTGCATCAAAATATTGAAGAAGGTATCCATGTCAAACATTTGGAAATACCTCTTGAGAAGGATAACCTCTCCTAATGCAAGAGGGTTGCAACCATCAGGCTATACTTGTGCCTGCAATAATAAATTTTGTTATATCTTTTTGTTgcctgctctttttttttttaagtaattttTCTATGTGCTTATGAGTTCCTATTTTGTATTACTAAGGCTCTATTTAGGAAAGCTGTTAGCAGtaaagctgttggaagtagagctttctaaagtatagagcttttataaaaagttgtttgctatttggtaactatatttctaaagtgttgtggcactttaacatatatttgataaataaactaagaaagtacttttttttaataacaaaattatcataaaggatattgcatagtattatataacagagcataataaaatataatatatattaatttataaatataagatataagaaataaaaatatattttcttgcaCGGAAGGAAGTCTGATCTACGACTAAGATTCTTTGTTAGGGCTCCAgtaaatttttagatttataaagggacaaagtatgtaattattatattttattatgtgtattttggttaaaaaaatatctttccgacaaagctcaaaacagctttttagaaaaattctaAAATGCAGCTTTTGtcaaaaaactatttttagctttctgaaaaagctaaaacaacttttcaaaatttttaccaaacatccttttttatccaaaagtacttttggaggaccagaaagtgctttttgaccctccaaaaactcttccaaatAGGGCCTAAATAGAATAGTAAAACTAGGTTAGCTTAAGTAAGAGAGTCGTTCCCATTGTCTAAGCACAATGAGGAGGATGAAATGTAATATGCCTCTAGGGCTTTTATTCCATTAGGTCAACTTATATGCTTAGCAAACTTCTATATTTGCTTTATGGCTCAAGGGGCAATACCAATATTGaaccttagggctcgtttgattcgcggaaagcattttccctcctaggaatataatttctgtgaaacaaattcctaggaagaggatacctaggaaagtatttttggcatgtttggttgaccatgggaaagtgacaaattttcaaagtcttatgtttggttggtcatccactttcctagaaaaattatgtataatttctattatactcttaataaaaattaggtatttaatgcctctttaatgctgaagaccttttttggaaaaaataaaaataaagtgatttcTGTCTCATAGAAAAGtaatttttccatgtttctcatgggaaagactttcccatgaaatgtgggaatcatatttccataggaatacaactttttcatctctctcctttgaaaacaccaaccaaacaaaaggcatttcattactttcccgttgaccacactttccccccttgaTAAGCCTGGGTATGTATGGTCAAAATAAGTTGATAAAATGTAATAAATAGTAAAATGTATGTGATGTGACCCAAGGaggtcatttttttttgaaaccagCAATTGAATAAATTGTGGAATCTTTGCATAACAATTATAATGATGGCGTTGCTTGGAGTTAGGAGTTGGAAGAAGACACGACTAAAGAGGCTTGCAATGCTAGTGGCCCTAACAATTCATTAGTGTTGTCATAAATACCATAATTATGAGTAGCAAGGTGTCCTTATAGGAGTCGGTAGAATAAGAATCATGTAAGGATAC
Coding sequences within it:
- the LOC103716377 gene encoding transcription factor MYB106-like, with the protein product MGRSPCCEKEGLKKGPWTPEEDQKLLACIEEHGHGSWRALPAKAGLQRCGKSCRLRWTNYLRPDIKRGKFSMQEEQTIIQLHALLGNRWSAIATHLPKRTDNEIKNYWNTHLKKRLAKMGIDPVTHKPKSDALSSCDGQPRSAANLSHMAQWESARLEAEARLVRESRLRATPPFQPQSPSSSAPPPPPPPPGSDSVAPPAPPLDALRAWQGAWSSKPTTGNPGGRIDLESPTSTGSFSENALPIASSGVMDANSTTCHEGPGQELEEEQDLEWKCFERQPLRMPDTKDHRMDSFASFSMDTTSIFGGDSSSWLPESSGGEFDAGFPGMLENSDDRNSSDGCGDSNYNAEGGSCAEEDGEEGDEDENYWNRILNLVNSASPSSSPPMF